The genomic interval attattttgcaaaaaattgatattcctATTAAAATAGAAAGATTAATGCGATAGCTTAGCTACCCATGTGATTGCAGGTGAAGGGTAACAGTTCTTACTTGAAGGATGTCTTCGGTTAACAAAAATTTGGGAGCTCGAGCCCTTGTTGAGCCTTTGAGTCTGGATTCACAGACTCTTAGCGATGGGGATCTCAGTGCCTTAACCTTGTCGCACAGCTCCGAGCAATACTCCACTAACGACTTTGAGGCTCTAGCCGATATTCAAGCTgaattggaatgtatgaatgACGAAGAGGTCATGACAACTGATGATGAAAACATGGTTCTGAAACAAGACATTGAAACAGAAACTATTGTGCCTGAAATAGAAGTAACAACTTCTGTGGATGACATTCAAGCCAAACAGATAATTTACACATCGGCCAATCCGAACAACCAGAATATCATATTTCAGACCAAGCCAACACTTCAAAGAGTACCTGCCTCTGCAATACAAGTAACATTTTGCCTTCCATTTTACCTTTATTACTAGTTTAGTCTCTATCAGAAGGCTTACTGATAATTTGTAGGTCAAGCCAAATGTGGCTCAACCATCTCAAAGCCAATCGATTATGATTGTGTCACCTGCAGGAGGCCAAGGTGCGagtcaaattttgaaaatttctcatccaACATCAGCTTCACCTGGCCAGCTACAATCACTAGCTCAAACTTTGATAACTGCAAAATCTGCAGATGGCAACATTGTGCAATTGCGATCCGCACCAAGCACAAGACCAATTGTTACCTCCACTCAGTCCGGAAGTATTACACTGAGCAATCTTCAGAGTGTTAAGCCTGTTCAAGCAGCAATAAAACGGCCTGCACAAGCTTTACAACAAAATAGAAACGTTagtgtatttttgttttggctAATTCGCTTTCCATTTTATATGCAATTTCACCAGTTAGATGATTTGAACCGACTCGATGTTAAAATATAGACAGCTGATCAGATTAGAGATATTAATTTCAGGTTTATACGAAGATGATTCTGGCTGGTAATCAAGGACAGGCTGGTCAGCAGGTCTTGCTGACCAGTACCCAAAACGACAATCAGCAACCACAAACATTCAAGTTCATAACGAGCAGTGGAGCCAATCAGAGCATTCCAAGCCCAACAAAAACTATAACTTTTGCTCAAGCTCAGCAAATGGGGCTTCTTTCATCTGGAAAACTACAGCAGATACTTCCATCCTCGCCTCACAAACAGCAGGTATGTTCATGCAAAACAGATGCGCTACGCAAATGCTTCTATTCATAACCAAACGATAATTTTTGCCCATAAGAATACGTGGTAAATGCATGGTAGTCAGGAAATTTGGTTACCTCAAGGCaagattttgaataaatttcgcaAGTCACATCGAGTCAACAtggaattaaaatatataattaccaATTGCATTTATATGCTTCGTTCGAGTTATTAGTTACTATCCCACTTTCATTCcattcattttcgaaattggGCCTCTCATTGGATCTGCTGTGGAACGTTGCAATTCTAATAATATGCTTCTATCACATTGTTCCAGGGTATTATTgtcaataaattaattacttCAACGTCAGCTCAGCCATCAAAAATGGCGATACTACCAGGCACCACTGTGAAATCACCGACAAAAATATTGCCAGCCCCAACTTCTATGACCAGCCAAGCAAAGTCATCTGTCATGTCCAACTCCCAAACCGCTACGTTTACCAGTGCTGGCAAAACTATGCAGCAAAGTCCTCAAAAAGTAATCATAAGACAGGTGAGAGACAATTAAGTTATTTGCGGTATAATAACACAGAGGACTAAACTCTTCGAGGTTTATAATCTTTCTTTAAACGTAACAGAATCCTGAACAGAATACTATAACAAATTTTTGGCGAGGTAAACACTCAACAACAAAACTAAGAATAAACCCAGTGCTCCCAGAAAAAATACCTATATTCAAAATGCAGtaacacgatgaaaaaaagttgaagaatattctttcaaaGATGATTTTCAAGATGGAAATTTCATCTTTAAGATGGTTtatcgaaatttcttttcatgaCTATTTATGATCCAAACTTTTTCATGAGATGTTTTCACAGAGTTTTCAACTTTGAGTTACGTTTTTGCATCATCTAGGATGCACTACAAGGAAGTATAGTCTATCACACACCCTGTCTGTGTGGCTTCGTATATCTACGTTTTACAATGAtgggttcaaattttttaaatgctCGGTTTTGACATTATTCTTGTTGTGCTTCTCGGATAATAACAAATTGGTGTGTACCTACTCGTCGATCCTGCCTATATACCTGATGATTCATATTTGAATAACTTTATGAAAAGCAATTGcgtgaagaaattcgaaacgaaatttcaGTCTGCAAAAGACTACCTTAAAAAATTCCCTGCAATTTGTTTGATGCTCCACAGAGAACCTTAAAAACTCagttttctctccgtttcgtAACTCTATACTCAGACTTACGCTACGAGAATTGGGAAGACAATAAAACAATTGGGAAGACAGTAAAAGCGCCGATGAGGCCAAGAGTCGAAGAAGTAATTTCGGAATTAAAATACGAACCTCAATTTgtcgaaaatataaattttgtgttttttccTCCAGAGCTCGCTCAAGCCTGGCACCGTCCTTGGCGGCAGCCAGGTGATAAGAATACCTGCCAACCAAAATCTTGTCAGTAGTTCCAATCAAGTTCATCAAATACAAATGCCTGGACGACAGGTAAGAAATGTTGAACTTAGAGCTTTAATTGTCATTGAAAACATGAGAAGACTTCAATCACCTTTAGCTTACAAAAAATCTTTGTCAAGCAGAATGAAatgtaattcaattttattatgaGGTGTTAGTTTTATTGTATACTTGTAGGTACAGTACGTACGTTTGGTAAGCACACCCTCATCTGGGACAAGCAACGTTGTGACT from Athalia rosae chromosome 6, iyAthRosa1.1, whole genome shotgun sequence carries:
- the LOC105693002 gene encoding protein lin-54 homolog, with product MSSVNKNLGARALVEPLSLDSQTLSDGDLSALTLSHSSEQYSTNDFEALADIQAELECMNDEEVMTTDDENMVLKQDIETETIVPEIEVTTSVDDIQAKQIIYTSANPNNQNIIFQTKPTLQRVPASAIQVKPNVAQPSQSQSIMIVSPAGGQGASQILKISHPTSASPGQLQSLAQTLITAKSADGNIVQLRSAPSTRPIVTSTQSGSITLSNLQSVKPVQAAIKRPAQALQQNRNVYTKMILAGNQGQAGQQVLLTSTQNDNQQPQTFKFITSSGANQSIPSPTKTITFAQAQQMGLLSSGKLQQILPSSPHKQQGIIVNKLITSTSAQPSKMAILPGTTVKSPTKILPAPTSMTSQAKSSVMSNSQTATFTSAGKTMQQSPQKVIIRQSSLKPGTVLGGSQVIRIPANQNLVSSSNQVHQIQMPGRQVQYVRLVSTPSSGTSNVVTVGKPKSQTSLQTVGVTHKLGGQQQIVKVLPLNTSNQTLRTVVPKTALTTGGQRLLIPASASVSGQPKNAVAIPASALSQLASGQAVLSTNSNVGNIVVLPAQYIQQQQQSEETKGKSQQSTPSLLGSSQASLANLSIGSISEGKNSQKSSSSLEANGIRPRKPCNCTKSQCLKLYCDCFANGEFCHMCNCNNCSNNLENEEERQRAIKSCLERNPNAFRPKIGKGRETGDDIRRHNKGCNCKRSGCLKNYCECYEAKIPCSGNCKCVGCRNVEEPNLDKKSLKDLAEEAETRTTQLAQNKTKFQLIPDMAFRPPAMSNTGARQPFNFLTDKVVEITCQCLMAQAEEAERSMLDDETSQRLIIEEFGRCLKEIIESAHKAETT